The genomic stretch GGGGGTGGGGTAGGGCAAAGCACTGAGACAGACAGGTGACCACAGGCACCTGTCTGACAGTTGGATGGAAGCACCGATTGGCCCAGAGGGGGCCAGAAAgtcagggggcaggggagggagggctggcaGGGAAAGTGGGAAGGTCTCAGACTGCTGAGCCAGTGACGGGGACTCTGGCTACAGGCAGCTGGTGGTTGACGGCAAGGAGGCCCAGAGCCACGATGGGGATCCCCCACCTGCTCACAAAGGCTGAATGTTGAGCTCGACAGGTGAGCGCGACACCCCTCCTCACTCTCAACCTGGCCAGGAGACGCTCTTTcaacagggaagggagagggtggTGTGCGTGCATATATTGGGAACGCAGGGAGCCTGGAAACCTCTCCTCACAGCTTCTGCCACGAAGCCCACATACCTACCTCCAGTCAGAGGTGAGAGGCAGCAGCATTGGGGGGCAGTGGGCGTGTGGGTGTTAGGGGAGGGAAGATTGCTGAGCCCCTTccctccacacacatacacatacgtgCAGGCTCATGCTCACACACACCCACTACATACACACGATCCAGTTGACAGCCTGAGCTAAGAGAGGGGTGTGGGGTGGCCGGGGGTGGGTCACAATCGGAAACGTGAACAGTGGCGACAATGGCTGTAGAAAGATGCATAATTTTGCGTTATCCCTCACAGTGATGGGTTCTCTAAAGagctttcctcctcttcctcctcctgctcctcctcctctcttcttcctcctcggTGGCAGAGAGCTCTTCCGCCCCCTCGAGACCCACGGTGCTTGCTCTCCCTTTTGCTCTCGCTCCCGGCCTCAGGCCCCGCGCAGGGGGAGGCGAGCTGCACTGGGTTCTTCCTACATCCTCCACCACAGCCAGCCCAGGGCGGAGAGGAGGGTCAGGGGCCCCGGGGGCCTTGGGGCTGAGTTCTCCAGGGATCCTGGGcctggggaaagagagagggggtcACGGGAGTGACCTGGGAAGGCGAGACTCCTTGTGCGTCCCGCGGGGCTTTGGGTCTGCCGGTCCCGGTCTCCGAGGGGCTCTTGGAGCCTTCCACTCTAGGGACCTTTCCGGGGCTTccactctgctcctcccactcggTTCCGAGTCATCTCGCTGAatatctgtttctctctgccaCTCGGTCCCTCTCTCTTAAGAAAGGGACTTAGACAGAAAGATCTGTCTTTCTCAGATCTTCACGTCGTATGGTTTGGATCTACCCAGTACCGCCACGAAGCGTCTCGCAGTCGGCACGTCTGAAGTGGTACTCCTGACGTTTCCCCCCAAGACTGGGTACTGCCCCCACCCCAATATCTCTCCACTTCAATACTTTGTGACCACATCCCCATTCTCTCGGCTGCCCGAGCCAAACCTTGGGATCGCCTGGACGCCACCTGCTTCTTCCTGCCGCCCTCAAAACATCTCCCACCGGGAGATGTGCcaccgtcccccccacccccctcccccgcctcggATTTCTGCAGCCACCGCCTCCCCGGTCCTCCGGCGCCCATCCTGCGCCCCCTACAGGCCATTCCTCAAATAGCAGTCAAAGTGATTATAAGCATCAACCACTTGGTCATACCCCCCTGCTTAATAGCCTCCAGGGGCCTCACCCTGCGGTAGAATAAAACCCCAGATCCTTTCCATGGCCCACGagactctgcctctcccttcctcttcagcCTCAGACTCCACGGTGATCactctgctcaggtcatgctaGCCTCCTTGCTGTGCCTTTGCACACAgatactgttccctctgcctgcaaaGCTCTTCCCGCAGATCTCCGCGGGGCCGGCTGCTTCTTCCCATTCCAGTCTCAGTTCCGCCCCCTAGTGGGGGCTCAATGAATCACATTCATTGAAGGAATGGGTTTCTCGTTTAGTCGCTTTGCTCGGGTCTCAGCGTCGGTCACTTCCCCGAGCTCGCGGGGGTCGGGGGCAGTTccggcgccggccccgccccgcccccacccggccccgcccctccctctcGGACGCACGCAGTAGCCGCATGGAAGCGCTGGACGTTCCCAGCCGGTTGGCGGCGCGACACGTGTAGTTGCCGTAGTGCCGGGCGCTCACGTTGGCGAAGAGAAGCATCGAGCGGGTGCGCTCCGTCTGCACCTTCAGGCCCTCCGCGGTGCCGCTGATCAGCCTGCCGGGGATCCAGGTCAGGGACCGCGCCGTGGGACCCTGGCCCGGGACCCCCTCGTGGCGCAGAGCCCCACTCCCCGCGACTCTCAGGTTCCCCGATTTCCCGGAGACCCCGAATCCTGCCCTCTACCCAGATTCGGGCTCTAGCTCCCCGTGGGTCCCCAGGCCACTTCCACAGACACCCCTCTCCGGGGAGCCCTGCCCCTAACGGTCACTGGACTCTCCCAGTGTGTCCCAGACCCTGCTAGACCCCAACCTCGATGGTCCTCTGAAGCTTCCCCACCCCATTCTCAGCATCGACCCCCGAACTTGTCCCTGAATAGCCCGAAGAGATCAGGCTCCAACATTCACCCTGCGGGGACCAAAGTTTCCAGTAACCCTCGAGATCTCTCTGGGGCGCACCAGATTCCATCCCCCAGAAGCTGGATCCCCCAGTTCTCGGGACCTAGGGCTCGGCTACgttccccaccccactccctcgGCCCGCCGCAGTGCTGTCCTCACAGTCTGTCATCCTTGTACCACTGGAAGTCCGCGGGGGGCACCGCCATGGCTTCGCAGCGCAGGAgggcggcccggcccggggccGTGCGGGCGCTGGTCACGTCCGTGATGGTCGGAGGATCTGGCGAAGGGCGAGAGTCAGCGAATTCCAGCGAGCTGGAGATGAAGGGGTTCTgtccctgtccccctcctccctccttcgcAGGGGTCCAgcacccccttccccctccccagggaCTGCCCCCCCTTTCATGCCCGGTGCCAAGGGGCTCACAGTTGACTGTGACCAGCACACGGCGGCTGTCGGGCGCCGAGTTAACGCCGTTGTGAGTCACGCACTCGTATTCCCCAGCCTGGCCTCGCTGGATGTCGGAaatctccaggatctcgccctctGAGGTGAAGCCGTCTGtgcggggagggaaggggagggggcgagGCCGGACACAAACACTTAACACGGGACAACACGGGCACAACACGGACATACATCAGCGGGGCAGGCACCGCAGGGCCTGGAGTGCCCAGGGCAATGAGAGCCAGGAGGGGTTCGCAGggctttggggtgggggtgtggatcGGTAGGCCCGGGATCTCCCGCTAGGGGTGGGGCGGGGAATGAGGGTGTGGCGCCTAGTAACTAGAACCCAATGGGGAGGGTCCTAGAATTTGGGGATGCAACGGATCCAGGGATCTGGGAGCTCAGATTCAGATCATGAGGCTCATAGTACCCAGTAGGGAGGATCCCAGGTTCTTGGACCTCAGAAAGATCCAGATCATACAGACCCAAGGGGGTTGGGTCCAGAGGTCTGAGATCTTATTCTTGGGTTCAGGGAATCAGGATCTAGTAATTGGGATCCTCAATCTAGATATTTGGGGTCTGATGACACATCATCAGGCTCAGAAGACCCTTTGGGATCCAAGGACTTCCAAGGATCCAGAATCTCAAGCCCAGGATTGTGGGGCTCAGATGACCCAGTGGGAAAGGATCTAGGATCGGAGACCTAGTTTTTGGGTTCTGGGGTCTCGGGGGATAGAGTGATTGGCACCATTGGTCTCTAAAGACTCAGTGAACAAGGGCCTAGGGATCTGGGGGAATGGTGGTGGAGATCCAGGTAAAAGGGGTGGTGGATGTCCAGGATCTGGGATGTCATGTTCAGGTGCCTTGGTGATATGTTTGGGGGAAGCCTAGAGTAGTGGTTCTCAGCTCTAtcaccagaatcacctgaagggcttgttaaaacagactcgtggtggtggtggtggtggtggtggtggtggtggtggtggtagggggaaGTTCTAATTCCTAAGGCCTGGTATGGGCCCAGAATGTGCATTTCTGGCCAGCTCccagtgatgctgatgctgctggcttggggaccacactttgagaactgctgggTGAGAGCATCCAGCAGAGGAGATACAGTGAGGTGACCAGGAGATGGAAACAGGGGCCGGGGCCACTGTTATTGTTACTGCTACTGTTGTAACCTGATTTAGGATTAGTGATAGGGATTCCGCACCCAGATTATGTGAACTGGTGGGGAACATGGGGACAGAGGGCAGGCTGTGGTCTAGCGGGTGAGTTTGATGAAATGGTTCAGGCCAGAAGGTGGTGAAGACCCTAAGGCTCTGGGGGCTGCTGGTGAAATAATGGGATCAAAGTGGGAGGGGGAAATCAGGTCATGACAAGGATTGGGGGGTCAGGCGAAGGGGGACTCTGGGAATCTAGCTAGGGACATGGGGAATCGAGGGGCCCAGATtgtggagtggggaaggggcTTTGGGCCAGGGGTGGGATCCTCACCTCGGAGCTGCCTCCAGGTGACTGTGGGCTCCGGCCGTCCCACGGCCAGGCAAAGCAGGTTCACATTGCCCCCCTCATTCACTGTCACAGGTGAGGAGATGTTCACAATGCGGGCGGGGACTGTAGGCCGGGAGGGGAGAGGCCAGTGAGAGGCTGAATATGgcctcccaggacccaggagtctaggcccccagccccctcttcCCTCAGACCTAGGAgtcaggcccccagcccctcctccctcagatccAGGGGTCCAGACCCCAACCCTCTCCTTCCTCAGACCCAAGGGTCTAGCCAACATTCCCTCTGTCTTTCTAAGAATTCCTCTGTGTTTCTCCCTTGCCTCTGGGTCTGGCTCCTTGTCTAACTGTTGGtctctctcccattctttctgtctctgtctctttctctgtctctgtctcccttcaCCCTAACTtggtttctctgccttctcttctgAATTCCTCCCACCTTATCTCTGTCTGCTTTTATTCATTAAttgttattattcttattttaaacaattaatttCTATAACATATTCATATGGGGCTTCCAGCAATGGTAACcctgttctaagtgttttacacAAATTAGCTCATTAAACCTTCACCACTCTACCACCCTCTGGGGTAGATGTTGCTATATTCATCAATTCTAACACATCTGGCTGTTTCTCCCACCCATCTGAACATTGTTCCAATCAGGATGGCCTGACAACTTAGGATGCCAGAGTTTAACTGgtaggattatttttcttttctttcttggcagAGGGTAAAATTAAAGATGCCCTTTTCTGTTGATGATGCTTTGGATGTGATGCATGACAGAGtcatcctcattttgcagatgaggagccCGAGGCCGCCCTGCTTGCTCAGGGTCCCTCAGCCGCTGGGTGGTCTGGCTCCTGAGTTGGGGCTTGTCATGGCCCCGCTgggctgtctctgtctctgggttCCTATCATTCCAACTGTTCCCTGCCCTCCAGACCGTTTCTGATGCCATGTGGGGCAGCCACCTGAGCTTTTTCccctatttctctgtcttctgcccacccctccctgtCTGAATTCTGGGGCATCCAGCCCTGTGGGACCCACTCTACACATCTGACTCATTTTCTCCCCCGACCCCTGCAGTGCCACTTTTTTCCCAGTACCAGTCTGTGGGTCACTGGTCTCAGCTCAGACATTATGTCTGGGAAGCCACCTCCTTAGAAAGTCAGCTTCAAAAGGTCAGGGGCAGCCTGCCTGGCTCCTTTATCTTCAGGGCCTAGAGCAATGCCTaggtgtttattgagcacctactatgagcACATAGAAGGAACATGGAACCAGGcccacatagtaggtgctcaataaacagagCTGAGTGAATGGCTGCAGTCTTCTCTGTGCACTCCCTGACCTCTGTAGCTCTCCTGTCCTAGAAGCTGTCATGCTGAAGGGTCACTCTCCAAGTGACTGTCCCTCCTGTTTGGCTGAAATCTGCAAGGGCAGGGTGTGTGTCTGCCTTCCACACCATGTATCTCCAGGATCAGAGAGCAGGTAGCTGGTAAGGATGTGCGAATTCCCTCTCCTTCATGCCCTCCACCCCCTTTGCCACCCCAGGCCCAGTGGAGGGCTCACCGTGGACGATGAGGTAGACCTGAGTGGTGTACGGCTGGTGGCGGGTCTGGAAGGAGCAGGTGTAGAGGCCCTCATCGCCGAGCCCCACCTGGGTGATGAGGATGGAGAACTCCTCAGGTGTGTTGATGAGCAGCCTCACCCGTGGGTCACTGGTCCAGCGGTCATTGCCCGCATACAGGATGTTGGAGCGGTTCAGCCAGGCCACGCGAGTCACATGCTCGTCAATGAAGCAGCTTCAGGGAGGACAAGGGAGGAGGgctcttctctctcccaccccagaAGGCCCTCTGGGTTCTGCCATCTTGGGGGCTTGGAAGTGGGTAAACTCAGCCTCAGACGGAGTTTGAGCCCAAGTGCACAATGAAGGGGTAGCTAATGGTTACGAGTGATTGTTGTGTGCTAGAGACCGGAAAAGTACTTGGAACACtctgggagagacagagatgctgGACAGAGATCCAGAGACAGGAGGACAGAGATCCAGACAGTGGGGacagagatccagagagaaaggggatagagatccagagagaaggggggcagagacccagaaAAGGGGGGACAGAGATCCAGAGGGAGAGGGGATAGAGATCCAGAGAGCGGGGGACAGAGATCCAGAGGGAGGCAGgacagagacccagagggaggggGGGACAGAGATCCAGAGATAAGGGGACAGAGATCCAGAGACAGGGGGACAGAGACCCACAGAGAAGGGGGAACCAAGATctagagagaggagacagagatccagagagagggtacagagatccagagagaagGAGGACAGAGATCCAGAGAGGGGGgacagagatccagagagaggggGGGAACTGAGATTTAGAGAGGGGTGaacagagacccagaaagaggaggcgtagagaccaagagagagggagacagagacccagacagaaggggggcagagacccagagagaggggacagagatccagagagaagggcagagacccagagagatggGGACAGGGCCAGAGAGCAGGGCTGACCCAGTGTGGGGAGCAGCACTGATCTGGGGAAATAAGCCTGGCTCCATCTGCTAAGCAGTCAGTGTGCTGAGCTCTCTGAACTGGGAGTGTGTGTACAAAATGTTAAATCCCTGTGACAGTCAATATAGTGGTTATCTTTCCTCCACCCACTtgacagatggggagactgaggcccaggcaTGGAACCAGGTCCAGAGTCCATGCCCCTAACCACCTCTCCTGACTGACAGGGCCAGGCTGTGTCCCAAGGAAGGTGAAGGAGCAGGACTGGGTGATTTCTGAGTCCCTGAGATAGAAGGTACCTGAGGGTGGCGTTGTCACCTTCACACACTGTGTAGTTGTCCGCAGGAGAGCTGAACTCCAGGCTCTGGGACAGCAGCCCTGCGGAGGGGAGGGCCAGCTCAGCTTGGCAGCTCGGCAGGGACTGTACATGtctgcacatacacacacgtgcccTTGCAGACACAGACATTTCCCACACTCACTGGCACACAGTCATGGATGTTTCCAGAGACACACGGCAGATGTGCTCAGAGCAAACATGTGCAACGTGTTCCTTTCCACAAGCTCACAGAGACTCAGACAGACTGGGACACACAATCCCACATACCTCCAGAGACACGGAGACAACATCCCAATCacagcacacaaacacacatatacacacgcatACCTATTCACAAATGCAGTGTACAGAggaacacacatatacatatgcacagaTACACAACTGCATAAATGTATATGCAGATATACACGTACACAGCAGGCACATGTACACAGATGCATATGTACACATTCACAGTGTACAGACACACACTCAAAGTTCAAGAACACAGATACatatacagatacacacatacacatatgcaataaacacagatacacacagattCCATGTACATGGGCACACACATATTCAAACTTAtgacacatgtatacacacagatgcacacatgtacacatcaATTCAGAAATACATGGAAATACACACAGAGCTCCCCACGTATGTACACAGACGTACAGACACATAATCGCAAACACATGCACACGAACACAGATGCATGTGTATATCCACTCAGACACACATCTGTCTCAGATGCACAAATACATCCTTGGACCCTTGGGCCTTGGGTTTGTACAGCCACACAAACCTTCGCAGACACATGCGTCTACAGACACacccgcctgcctgcctgctcacGAGGCGCGCTTGCAGGTGCACACCCACGCCTGCCCGCACCCTCCAGCGCAGCTCAGGGGCACCATCGCCTggcagagcccccacccccacccattcATCTCCGTGGACCACGGCCAGTGGGCTGGACCAGGGCCAGGGAGTGGGGGCTGGGCATGCGGAGGCGGAGGATGGAGCCGGCACCAGGCGGGGGAGAGGAGGCTGGATGACCTTGGATGCCTGGGAAGGAGGGCCTGGCGTGGGGTtgccctgcccccgccctggCATGAGGAGCTAATTAATCTAATGAATTAATTGCCCGTGCCGCCCCAATGACTCCCGGGGGCCCTCTCCATCAGCAGCCCCTCAGGACAGCGCTGGGGCAGAGACAGTGCAGTgggctcaccaggtcctggggTTTGGGGTGGGCCCTGCAGCCCCTCACCGTGGCCGGAGTCACTTCTGGATGCAGGGAAGGGGCCTGCctgccctgagctgtgcagagtGGACGCTGCCACACACAGCCCTGGTAAGAGAAGGAGACCGCCGGGAGGTGGACACACGCAGAAACAAGACACATcgctggggcccagggaggacaCCCAGCgccagggctgggccaggagaCCATCCCACACTCCAACACATGGAGGGCCATGTGGCCTGCTCGGAGGCACAGGTGCACACACGCTCCTGCTGACACACAGCCCCGAACACAAACCCAGCAGAAGGTCACCCCACAATATACAACTAGATGCACACAGTTGTACTGACACTAACAGTCCCAGATGCAGTCTACATACAGGCAGTTAGAGCCCCATCCAGAgggccatctctctctctctctctgtctctgtctctgtctctcacacacacacacacacactcacactggCCTAATCAGTCACGCTGACACTACCAGCCCAAGGGCTATGCTCACCATCCCCCGCCCCTGCACTCTGGAAAGTCGTGCAGAAAGCTACAGCGTGCAATGAAACAGCTATACTGTCACAGCCTCTCCAATACAAAGGAGCTGCCCTGGGCCAAGAATCAGGCGCATGCAGTCATGCTGTCACCTATGATCAGATCATACACAgccacattcacacacacacatccacacacacaccacaggaCCTGTCATACTCCTGCTCACACATTCCTAGATCAGGGCCTCTCCACTTTGGCACCACTGACGTTTGGGGTCGGATGATTCTTCACCGTGGGGACTCTCCTGTCCCCACAAGGGGACAGTGGGGACTATGCActgcaggatgtttagcagcatccctggcctctacctactTTGCAGTGGTGACAACCACAAATGCCTCTCGACGTTGGCAGGTGCCCCACAGGGGGCAAAATCTCCCCTCATCTCCCTGGGACAGCCACTGTCCAAGGCTATAGGAGGAACATCCCGCTCGAGTTGAAGATGGAGCTGTCCAAGGTCCCCCAGGCTTCGGGACCCAGGGCTACTGGGCTAAGCCCTGGACAATACCCAGGTGCTGCCCGCAGGAGCTAGGCCCACAAACCCAGGCAAGTAGGACCCCAATCACATGTCCTGACATACGGAAATACAGACAGACACATACTCCTTCCAAGGGGATCTTTCCAACACTCAGAACTGCCCCCAGGACAAAGGCCCAGCCCCTCAACCTGggtccaggaccctggggtcactgCTTGGCCCAGCTCTGTGTTCCTCACTATTCTCATCCCTCTGTCCCACCGTTTATGTCAAAAATGCTTCTCCTTCTTCAGGGGTCTAATATAATGAGGCCTCTCCTAGGAGAGACAGCCCCGTATGagctcctgccctcctcccagggcAGCTTGGAACAGTGTCATCTGCCTCCCCCATCTGCTCCTCCAGGGCAGAGCTTGGTCCAGACCATCTGTGTCCCTAGCACACCCAGCTCCAGGCTCAGCTGAGGGCAGTCCCAGGAGGTACATGATGAAGGAATCTATGTCTGAGGCAGGTCTTATTCTTGGTCCTGTGTCTATAAATGTGGATATCCTGAGTCTGCATTCCTGTCTCACACaattcccagactccaggatcaggaactccctcccttctccctgctgtgtgaccttgggcaagtcccttcccTTTTCTGGGCTTCCGTAAGTGGAGGTAGGGGTCGGGTTAGTCATTTCACCACCCACTCTGTCCCTGAGCACGGCTCTTCATTCGGTCTCAGTTCTGATCACCCCAGGATCCTGTCTGAGCCTGTTTCCCTCACCAGATGGGAGCCTCTCAGGGTGGAGCTGGGGTCTGACCCACCTGCAGGGTTCCAGCATTGCTGGCTCTGGGTCTGTCCCACAGAAGACCACGAAAGATACATAATGTATAAAAAACAAGCTGGTGCACATGAGATCCACTCTGTAGGAATTATGCTTGAAAAACTCTCTCTTAATTCTGGGAACTCTCCCTAACCCTCTCTGAACCTGATCTGTATTCCCACAATGCCTGGATTACCTCCAGTAGAGCTCATATCACGCCATGGTGACCATCTGTGCCTCTTTCCCCCAATAGACTAGAAGTTTcttgagggcagagcctgggtcTGACTCAGGTCTGTATCCTCAGGATTTCTCAGCCTAGGGCCTGACCCTGGAAGGCCTTgggaaatatttgctgagtgaatgtaAATAGATACCTACAACTTGTGTCTCCAACTCTTGAactcctactcattcttcaagaCCCAAACTCAAATGCCCTTTCCTCCAGGAGGACC from Canis aureus isolate CA01 chromosome 1, VMU_Caureus_v.1.0, whole genome shotgun sequence encodes the following:
- the IGLON5 gene encoding igLON family member 5, with product MPPPTPGARLRLLAAAALAGLAVISRGLLSQSLEFSSPADNYTVCEGDNATLSCFIDEHVTRVAWLNRSNILYAGNDRWTSDPRVRLLINTPEEFSILITQVGLGDEGLYTCSFQTRHQPYTTQVYLIVHVPARIVNISSPVTVNEGGNVNLLCLAVGRPEPTVTWRQLRDGFTSEGEILEISDIQRGQAGEYECVTHNGVNSAPDSRRVLVTVNYPPTITDVTSARTAPGRAALLRCEAMAVPPADFQWYKDDRLLISGTAEGLKVQTERTRSMLLFANVSARHYGNYTCRAANRLGTSSASMRLLRPGSLENSAPRPPGPLTLLSALGWLWWRM